A stretch of Natronobacterium texcoconense DNA encodes these proteins:
- a CDS encoding DUF7550 family protein produces the protein MADDTEHDTDHDSAADVGHDLEAERTTAPMSDYSSRAVAIGFLVLVVGAAIAFGIPLGAIAL, from the coding sequence ATGGCAGACGACACGGAGCACGACACGGATCACGACTCGGCCGCGGACGTCGGGCACGACCTCGAGGCCGAGCGAACGACTGCACCGATGAGTGACTACTCCTCGCGGGCCGTCGCTATCGGCTTTCTCGTCCTGGTCGTCGGAGCAGCGATCGCGTTCGGCATCCCGCTCGGCGCAATCGCGCTGTAA
- a CDS encoding transposase, protein MTGANDDGLRTRRQLLAGLGAVSGVAVAGCSALPWEDDGTSSSLVFSQDEAERVLEGADEPTIEWPVPIRPDESALADALERVDALVAEVPDPLEPEHVPNGVVRESIVESRNEAATTWDEAADATGVAQYHALHDSRDARESARTAATSWLAVDADRESLVAELRDERDAADDAVADRLESIEYRGSDADAGVLRAALYYYRLENDLTGSERSIDRWSVSETDDVLDIGGAAGSLESATATATVWEHLEDRWREDEDDVDLESTFEDALEHSVEAADEIGFPAQQEGWLEDVGLGDLDDQYLEFVLHRARQPVDRAQSRMKEALRDGDLATGLYSALEFEMTYRGFETVRDRIADGDLHAPSIEDVRAERQEALAAARQAREADFEGGSITDPSLGAYLLAETLRSLEWNDASVRRRATGGDPDANVSLSSQYRDYVRYRSHLEALPEAVETVRGRLLA, encoded by the coding sequence ATGACGGGAGCGAACGACGACGGACTGCGGACACGCCGCCAGCTCCTCGCCGGACTCGGGGCCGTCTCTGGCGTCGCCGTCGCCGGCTGTAGCGCCCTCCCCTGGGAAGACGACGGGACGTCGTCGTCTCTCGTATTCTCCCAGGATGAGGCAGAGCGCGTCCTCGAGGGGGCCGACGAGCCCACGATCGAGTGGCCGGTCCCGATTCGACCCGACGAGAGCGCACTCGCGGACGCGCTCGAGCGCGTCGACGCGCTGGTAGCGGAGGTCCCCGATCCGCTGGAGCCGGAACACGTGCCCAACGGCGTCGTTCGCGAGTCGATCGTCGAGAGTCGCAACGAGGCGGCGACCACCTGGGACGAGGCCGCTGATGCGACCGGCGTGGCACAGTACCATGCGCTACACGATTCCCGAGACGCCCGCGAATCCGCACGAACCGCGGCGACGTCGTGGCTCGCCGTCGACGCCGACCGGGAGTCGCTGGTCGCCGAACTCCGCGACGAACGCGACGCCGCCGACGACGCGGTAGCCGACCGACTCGAGTCGATCGAGTACCGTGGTTCCGACGCGGATGCGGGCGTTCTACGGGCGGCGCTGTACTACTACCGGCTCGAGAATGATCTCACGGGCTCCGAACGGAGCATCGATCGCTGGAGTGTCTCCGAGACGGACGACGTCCTCGACATCGGCGGAGCCGCCGGTTCCCTCGAGTCCGCGACGGCGACGGCCACTGTCTGGGAGCACCTCGAGGATCGGTGGCGCGAGGACGAGGACGATGTCGACCTCGAGTCGACCTTCGAGGACGCCCTCGAACACTCCGTCGAGGCCGCCGACGAGATCGGATTTCCCGCCCAGCAGGAAGGGTGGCTCGAGGACGTCGGTCTCGGTGACCTCGACGACCAGTACCTCGAGTTCGTCCTTCATCGCGCCAGACAGCCGGTCGACAGGGCCCAAAGCCGCATGAAAGAGGCATTGCGAGACGGCGACCTGGCGACGGGTCTCTATAGTGCACTCGAGTTCGAGATGACGTATCGTGGGTTCGAGACGGTCCGGGATCGGATCGCCGACGGCGACCTTCACGCCCCGTCGATCGAGGACGTTCGAGCCGAACGGCAGGAAGCGCTCGCTGCAGCACGGCAGGCACGAGAAGCCGACTTCGAAGGTGGGTCGATCACCGATCCGTCGCTCGGTGCCTACCTCCTCGCGGAGACGCTTCGGTCGCTCGAGTGGAACGACGCCAGCGTCCGCCGCCGTGCCACGGGTGGTGATCCGGACGCGAACGTCTCGCTGAGCAGCCAGTATCGGGACTACGTTCGGTACCGGAGCCACCTCGAGGCACTGCCGGAGGCGGTCGAGACCGTCCGCGGTCGGTTGCTCGCGTAG
- the hisF gene encoding imidazole glycerol phosphate synthase subunit HisF — translation MALTKRIIPCIDVDLDEDGNPAVYTGVNFEDLKYTGDPVEMAKAYNESGADEFVFLDITASAEGRETMLDVVERVADEVFIPLTVGGGIRTTDDIKETLRAGADKVSITTGALERPELVNEGAKAFGSQCIVISVDARRRFDEEGEHYVEVDGESCWFECTKKGGREGTGIDVLEWAAEAESRGAGELFVNSIDKDGTKDGYDLPLTEAVCETVDTPVIASSGCGGPEDMYDVFTEAGADAGLAASIFHFDEHSIEETKEYLDEQGVPVRL, via the coding sequence ATGGCTCTGACCAAGCGAATCATCCCCTGTATCGACGTCGACTTAGACGAGGACGGGAACCCGGCGGTCTACACGGGCGTCAACTTCGAGGACCTGAAATACACCGGCGATCCGGTCGAGATGGCCAAGGCGTACAACGAGTCCGGCGCGGACGAGTTCGTCTTCCTCGACATCACCGCATCCGCGGAAGGCCGGGAGACGATGCTCGATGTCGTCGAACGCGTCGCCGACGAGGTGTTCATCCCACTCACTGTCGGCGGCGGCATTCGGACGACCGACGACATCAAGGAGACGCTGCGGGCCGGCGCGGACAAGGTCTCGATCACCACGGGCGCGCTCGAGCGTCCGGAACTCGTCAACGAGGGCGCGAAAGCGTTCGGCAGCCAGTGTATCGTCATCAGCGTCGACGCTCGACGGCGGTTCGACGAGGAAGGCGAGCACTACGTCGAGGTCGACGGCGAGTCCTGCTGGTTCGAGTGTACGAAGAAAGGCGGCCGCGAGGGAACGGGTATCGACGTCCTCGAGTGGGCGGCCGAAGCCGAGTCCCGTGGCGCAGGCGAGCTGTTCGTCAACTCGATCGACAAGGACGGCACCAAGGACGGCTACGACCTCCCGCTGACCGAAGCCGTCTGCGAAACCGTCGACACGCCCGTCATCGCCTCCTCGGGCTGTGGCGGTCCCGAGGACATGTACGATGTCTTCACCGAGGCCGGCGCGGACGCGGGGCTTGCGGCCTCTATCTTCCACTTCGACGAACACTCGATCGAAGAAACCAAGGAATACCTCGACGAGCAGGGCGTGCCGGTTCGCCTGTGA
- a CDS encoding sulfite oxidase-like oxidoreductase, producing MTNVTDVTDLYQEFGDERLPPGQRETSAFPVLSKSGTPEFDPDTWEFTVTGAVDEELTFSWDEFRDLPAETQRQDFHCVTGWSKFDCEFTGVSFPELAERAGVSDDACHVMFSALDDYTTDLPLEDCMREEVLFAWAFDGEELPPDHGGPLRVVTPHRYAYKGAKWVDGVEFLTESEPGYWERRGYSQTANPWQEERYS from the coding sequence ATGACGAACGTAACCGACGTTACGGACCTCTATCAGGAGTTCGGCGACGAACGGCTGCCGCCGGGACAGCGCGAGACGTCGGCGTTTCCCGTCCTCTCGAAGAGCGGTACGCCGGAGTTCGACCCTGACACTTGGGAGTTTACCGTCACCGGTGCCGTCGACGAGGAACTTACCTTCTCCTGGGACGAGTTTCGTGACCTCCCCGCAGAGACCCAGCGACAGGACTTTCACTGCGTGACTGGCTGGAGCAAGTTCGACTGCGAGTTCACCGGCGTTTCCTTCCCCGAACTCGCCGAACGTGCCGGCGTTTCCGACGACGCCTGCCACGTCATGTTCTCCGCGCTGGACGACTACACGACGGACCTGCCGCTCGAGGACTGCATGCGCGAGGAAGTCCTGTTCGCGTGGGCGTTCGACGGCGAGGAGCTCCCGCCGGACCACGGCGGCCCGCTTCGGGTCGTCACGCCCCACAGATACGCCTACAAGGGCGCGAAGTGGGTCGACGGCGTCGAGTTCCTCACCGAATCCGAGCCGGGCTACTGGGAACGGCGTGGCTACTCCCAGACTGCCAATCCGTGGCAAGAGGAGAGATATAGTTAG
- a CDS encoding ribbon-helix-helix domain-containing protein has translation MPKVEITIPEHLEMQIAQMVERGEFVNREEAIEDLLSTGIKAYKTSGPMDEEEGTTGGGTGLEDDGMMGHDDEYVF, from the coding sequence ATGCCGAAAGTAGAGATCACTATCCCCGAGCACCTCGAGATGCAGATCGCCCAGATGGTCGAACGCGGTGAGTTCGTCAACCGCGAGGAGGCGATCGAGGACCTCCTCTCGACGGGCATCAAGGCCTACAAGACCAGCGGGCCGATGGACGAAGAGGAAGGAACCACCGGTGGCGGCACCGGCCTCGAAGACGACGGTATGATGGGCCACGACGACGAGTACGTCTTCTAA
- a CDS encoding isochorismate synthase: protein MDRTSGESGDRSRLATEVDAGTDPGYDTSGLELVSHSRQLEDVSFGAVVDADGETRIQWATPDGLEIVGRGEAVRIVATGPDRFDAVRRQASRVFDRVDHDGPDVARPRAFGGFAFHDGHEPDDEPWSGFDAASFVIPRALVVRSDDGTWLTAVGETETDAEDRLERWSDRLADLPAMRSSGSGPGVDETTRSTTPEEWTDQVESALERIDEGRLTKVVLAQALSIDLADDLDVAATLERLRRRYPNCYRFLIGHEVGGTFFGAPPERLVAKRGDHVETEALAGSVARGDTPEADEEYASTLFDSDKVQREHGLVADAICNQLEPVTRELTVADQSVRKLATIQHLWTPIEATLETDRHVLELVEALHPTPAVGGVPPAAAWETIHETETFDRGWYAAPVGWFDGHGDGEFAVGIRSGVARGDAITLFAGNGIVADSDPDDEWEEVQLKLRSILDELR from the coding sequence ATGGACAGGACGTCGGGTGAGAGCGGGGATCGAAGTCGGCTCGCGACCGAGGTCGACGCCGGCACCGATCCCGGGTACGATACCAGTGGACTCGAGCTAGTGAGCCACAGTCGCCAGCTCGAGGATGTTTCCTTCGGTGCGGTCGTCGACGCGGACGGCGAGACGCGAATCCAGTGGGCGACGCCCGACGGCCTCGAGATCGTCGGCCGGGGCGAGGCCGTTCGAATCGTCGCGACAGGTCCGGACCGTTTCGACGCCGTTCGCCGGCAGGCAAGCCGGGTTTTCGATCGGGTCGACCACGACGGACCGGACGTCGCTCGCCCCAGAGCGTTCGGCGGCTTCGCGTTCCACGACGGTCACGAACCGGACGACGAGCCCTGGAGCGGATTCGACGCGGCCTCGTTCGTGATCCCACGCGCGCTCGTCGTCAGAAGCGACGACGGAACGTGGCTGACGGCTGTCGGTGAAACCGAAACCGACGCCGAGGATCGACTCGAACGCTGGTCAGATCGGCTGGCCGACCTCCCTGCGATGCGCTCGAGCGGGTCGGGCCCCGGTGTCGACGAGACCACGAGAAGTACCACACCTGAGGAGTGGACCGACCAGGTCGAGTCCGCTCTCGAGCGAATCGACGAGGGCCGACTCACCAAGGTCGTGCTCGCACAGGCGCTGTCGATCGACCTCGCGGACGACCTCGACGTCGCGGCGACGCTCGAGCGACTCCGACGTCGATACCCGAACTGTTACCGGTTCCTGATCGGCCACGAGGTCGGCGGGACCTTCTTCGGCGCGCCGCCGGAGCGACTGGTCGCCAAACGTGGCGATCACGTCGAGACCGAGGCACTGGCCGGCTCCGTCGCCCGGGGTGACACCCCCGAAGCCGACGAGGAGTACGCCAGCACGCTGTTCGACAGCGACAAGGTCCAGCGCGAGCACGGTCTCGTCGCCGACGCCATTTGCAACCAACTCGAGCCGGTCACGCGGGAACTGACCGTCGCCGATCAGTCGGTCCGGAAACTGGCGACGATCCAGCACCTCTGGACGCCGATCGAGGCGACGCTCGAAACCGATCGGCACGTCCTCGAACTCGTCGAGGCGCTGCATCCGACACCGGCAGTCGGCGGCGTTCCACCGGCCGCAGCCTGGGAGACAATCCACGAGACCGAGACGTTCGATCGCGGCTGGTACGCCGCTCCCGTCGGCTGGTTCGACGGACACGGCGACGGCGAGTTCGCGGTCGGCATCCGCTCTGGTGTCGCACGCGGGGACGCGATCACTCTCTTTGCGGGCAACGGCATCGTCGCCGACAGCGACCCCGACGACGAGTGGGAGGAAGTACAGCTGAAACTGCGCTCGATTCTCGACGAACTACGATGA